CCTAATCGGGGGTCTGGCCGCCGATGATTCTGGTCACCACATCCGAACTAAATCCTTTTGATGCCAAGAATCGATATTGTCTTGCACGTTCTTTTTGGTCCTCTGCTTTTTGCCCATATTTTCTGAGCCAAAGCTCGTATGCGCGCTGAAACTCAGTTTCTCTCAAGGCCCCAATCAAGCTAGCTGATTGCTTTGTATCAATGCCCGCCCTCTCTAATTCATCTTGAATTCTTCGGCTACCATAGCGCTCGCCACGTCTACGAACTAGGGCCTCTGCAAAACGCTCATTTGATAGCCACCCCCTGGCTTCAAAATCATCTAAAACCATCTCAATTTGAAGCACCTTAGATTCTGGGCCCTGTTCTTCTTCCTCGCCTCTTAGTTTGGCCCTGCGTGTTTCGGATTCTAGTAACTTTGCCGCCAGATTCTTGCGACTATATTCTCGAAGGGACAAAAGACGCAAAGCCCGAGCTTTGAGACTCGGGCTTTGTTTGGGGTTTTTTACTGCCTAATTCTGACATCGAACTATTCGACTTCCTCTTCCTCACTCAGCACATCTGTCACAACAGCGGAGCCAACCTTAACACCAAGTTTTTCACGAATCTTCGCTTCTATATCTTTGGCGATCTCAGGATTCTCCTTCAGGAAATCGCGCACATTGTCTTTGCCTTGACCAATACGATCACCGTTATAGCTATACCAGGAACCAGACTTTTCCACGATATCGGCTTCAACGCCCATATCAATGATTTCGCCTTCTCTAGAAATGCCAGCGCCATACATAATGTCAAAAATAGCCTCACGGAACGGAGGGGAAACCTTGTTTTTAACCACTTTTACGCGTGTTTCATTTCCAACAACCTCGTCACCCTTTTTAATGCTGCCGATGCGGCGAATATCTAAACGCATAGAAGCATAGAACTTGAGTGCATTGCCGCCAGTAGTAGTTTCTGGGGAACCAAACATCACACCAATCTTCATACGAATCTGGTTAATAAAGATCACGGTAGTGTTGGTACGCTTAATTGCGCCAGTTAACTTACGCAAAGCTTGGCTCATCAAACGAGCCTGCAAGCCCGGCAATGAATCGCCCATATCGCCTTCAATCTCAGCTTTCGGAACCAAAGCTGCTACTGAGTCAATCACGATCAAGTCGATTGAACCAGAACGCACCAAGGCATCTGCAATTTCTAAAGCTTGCTCACCGGTATCCGGTTGAGAGATTAATAAATTATTAACATCAACACCCAAACGAGATGCGTACTGAACATCTAAAGCATGTTCAGCATCAATAAAGGCGCAAGTGCCGCCAAGCTTTTGCATTTCCGCAATAGCGTGCAAAGTTAATGTAGTTTTACCGGATGATTCTGGGCCATAGATTTCAATTACGCGACCACGCGCAAGACCACCAACCCCCAAAGCAATATCTAGACCGAGTGAACCGCTTGATACCACTTGAATATCTTGACTAATCTCGGCATCACCCAATCGCATGATTGAGCCTTTGCCAAATTGCTTCTCAATTTGAGCTAACGCTGCCGTTAACGCCTTTTGCTTGTCTCCACTCATCCCCTCAAATTCTGAGGATGCTGACTTTTTTTTATCATCTAAGGCCATTTTTTATTCCCTTTTCGCTTTAGCTTTATATCGAGCTTTTTCCTGAAGTTTTACTTGCTGCCTGACAACTTAATATCTACTGTATATAAAAACAGTATTGATTGCAAGTAACTTTCAATGGAATTTACCGATTTTTTACTCAGCCTTCCTCGACTATAGGCACCCACCTAAGGTAAAAAGACAAAACCATCAAAGATGGCTATTTTGGTGCCAAAAAACCCTCTAAATCGCTCTTTACCTGTTGGAGCACGGGAACCCACCCCCCTAATCTTTGTTGTTGAAAAATTTTGAGCGATGGATACCAGGGGCTGTCATTCCTATTTAATAGCCAACGCCAATCAGCATTAAATGGCAAAAGTGGCCAAGTTGGCCTATTGAGAGATGCCGATAGACGCGCAACGCTGGTGTCAACACTAATCACCAAATCCATTAATCCACATAGAGCCGCAGTGTCAGAAAAATCATCTAATCTATTAACTCTCCAAAGTACCTTATTCGGCCAAACCGAGTTAAAACTTCTCGATCAAGTTCTCTAAGTTCATTTTGTAAGCAAATATAGTCAGGTCCAGAGGGTAAAAAAGGAAGCATCTGAGACAAAAAAATACTCTTATCGTAACCACTCTTGTATTTGCCACTAGTGCTCCAAACAAGACCGATTCTAGGCTGTGATCTCTGGTCCAACTTCATACGCCATTTTTGCTCCTTATCAACAGCAGGTGATAAATTTTTTTGGCACCCCAGGAATATTATTTAGATCAGTGTTCAGCGCCAATGGCAAGGACATCAACGGGCATTGGTAATCACACTCAGGAATTGGATCCCCCCTTGCAATCACCTTGCTCACACCCTCTAAATTTTGGAGAAGGCTCACCAAAGATGGTTGCACCTCCAAAATTACTTTAGCCCCTAATTGAGAAACTAGCCGAGTAAATCGACAGAACTGAATGGTGTCACCAAACCCCTGCTCAGCATGCAGAAGGATTGTTTTACCCTGAAGAGATTCGGCACCAAGCCACAGTTTTTGCTTTAAATTTCTGAGCCCAGCGGTTTTACTGATTTCGGAATTCTTCCAGCGCCACTCATACCCACGCCATCCCGCATGAAAATTTCCCACCTGCAGCTGACACAAAGATAAGTTCCAACTCGCCTCAGGATAACTGCCCTGGATGGCAATCGCATTCTCGTAACTAGTAATAGCCTCCTCTAAACGTTGAAGCTCTTGTAGGGCTACTCCACGATCGTGATGTGCCTTTGCAAATTCTTGATTAATAGCAACCGCTTTATCGTATCTAGCGATGGCCTCTTCATATTGTTGCAGCCCTTGCTGAGCGCTACCCAGGTTGTAATAACAAGGGGCCTGATTATCTTGGATTTGAAGCGCTTTTGTTATCAAGTTAATCGAATGTATAAATTGTTTTTTCTCTAGAAAGATGACGCCTAAAAGCTGCAAGGCATTAAAGTGACTTGCTTGTAATTTCAATATCGACTCATAAATTACTTGAGCTTCCTCAAGCCTTCCCTGTTGATGCAAAGAAAAGCCCTGCTGAAACAAATGATCAATTTGATTTTCTTGCAACTGTGATTTTACTTAATTTGGAAATAGTTATGATGGGGTTAGTGAGCTCAAGTTACACATGACTCAACTGAATTTTTTTAATGTGATTGTGGGATTGAGATGAAGACCGGCCATCCCAATAGAACAATAATGGTATAACAGCTGCCCACACTACCCCGACCATAACGAATCCAATAGTTTGACCCTTAGAACCCCAACTCCCGGCTCCCATTCGAATACCTGCCTCATATGAAAGCGGGCCACAAATAGCGCCTAAAGCCACTCCTAATAAGGTCTTGCCACGTAGCCAAGATAATGAACCGTTAATAGTAGTTGCCACCAAAAGCCACAGCGTCCACATCCAAATGGGAGACAGGTAGCTGGAAGGCCAAGAGTCCTGAAAATTTAAATACCCCAAATTCATAAGCATTGTGTCAGCTAAGATTCCATAAAGTAGCGCCCTAACGAGTAGATGACACGACTTTTTAGGCTCATTGAGTTGCCATATATGAAATGCGATATAGGCCAATGTCACAGAGACTGCCCAGAAGACCTGCTTATTGGCTGCACCCAACACACAGGCAAACCAGCCCGCCTGAAAAAAGACAAAGTTCCAAAATTTAGCCATCAGAAGGATTCTATAGAGCCCAAATATAAGGCTATTGCCGATCGGCAATAGCCTTATATTTGGTGGCGAATCAGGGATTTGAACCCCGGACCTGCGGATTATGATTCCGTCGCTCTAACCAGCTGAGCTAATTCGCCGAACTCGCTATTATAAGTGATAGGAGTGGTGCTGTGCAAACTCTGTCAAATAGCTCTTTCCGTGCAGTTCTACGGTGCTAAATCCTGTTTAAGGGTGTTTAACCCTGTTCGGCTTTTCCTGCTTACGCAGAAACTGCTTTTTTTAGAGTTTGTTGTGCTTTGGTAATTTTTTAACGCTTTCTTTCAGCATCTAACGCTGTTCCAGCACGCTCTTTCTGCTTTTTTAATGCTTCTATGTGTGCCTGGCTGGGGTTAAGCGGCTTAATCGGTTGAATTTCACCAATCCTCATATAGTATTTAGCGAAGAATATTTAGAAAGAATTTATGACAGTTGGTGTTGATTTATTACTAAAAGCTGGTTCTGTAGTCTTAACTACGGTGTTAGCCATTTTTATCAAAAAAATATTGGAAGATAAGCCTAAGCTAATAACTTACCTAATCCACGCTTCAGCAATTCCTTTAAATTCCCAATCACCATCACCTCAACAAGCATCACAAGTCAACACTCACACTTTCGTTGTTAAAAATACGGGTAGAGTCTCAGCAAAGAATGTTCGAATTGGACACAACTATCTTCCAAATAGCTTTCAAGTATTTCCACAGATTAACTACCAAATTCTTAACAATCCCAATGGCTCAGCCGAGCTTCTGATTCCAGTACTTGTAGCTGGAGAGGAAATAGCAATCTCCTACCTTTACTTTCCACCTACGGTATATACGGACATTAATTCATATACCAAGTCAGATGAGGGATTTGCAAAAATGGTTACAACCATACCAGTTCCACAGCCGACTAGACTAGCAAAGATAATCGTGTTGGGTTTAATGCTTGTTGGTGCATCTTCAATTGTCTATTGGACTGCAAGCTATTTCTTTGCACCTTATCTTAGTGAGTTAATTTCATAGCCAGTGAATTTCTGTTGGCATATGCGGCACATTTGCTGAGCCGATGATTGACTTAAACAATGCATATGCCTGTGCTTGATTTTGTGCAAACACGACGGCTTCTGTCCATAGTCCGCTTGCCTTAGCTGTTGCCTTATATCTCTTCATACAAGTATTTATTGGTGTCGTTTTAAACGACACCTAATGCTTAAATCAATACCTTCAAAATCACATCACGCTTTTGCTCAAGTGTGTAACCAACAGTTCCATAAGTATTGAACTCACTACCCCCACTGCTATGCCCAGTAATACTTTCAGCTAGGCGTGTGGGTATGTCGTTTCTTGCTTTCATCCTGTCAATGATTGCGTGCCTAAACATATGACTCTTAAAGTCAAACTCTTTGAGTGTTTTTTTAATGATTTGAGAACAGCTTGTATTGCCATTGTCCCTTGCATAGTGCGGTACAAACCACTCACTGTTTTTTCTTCTCGCAATCTTATAAAGCTCCTTAGCAGCATCTAGTGAAACGCCGCAAAGTGGTACAGCACGAATACTGGATTTTGTTTTTTTTCTATCACTTAACGCATTTCGTCTTATCCACAAATGCGGAATATCGTGTTCCAGCACACAATCTTCCAATCTCGCAAACAAGGGTTCTGATAAACGAAATCCTGTATTGAGTTGAATAAGTGCCACTAACTTATGCGGTGTTGAGTTTCTTAGTAAGCACTCTTTGACTTGTTGGATTAGTTGAGTGGTAATGATTGGCATTGGACGCTTGTTCTCGCCCTCACCCCTAATCTTCAATGCTCTAAACGGACTTAGCCTGTCTAAATCTAAATGCTTAAATGCCATATTGAGCATAGCGTTTAGTGTGTTGTTATGTTTGCGAACGCTGGTTGGACTTAAACCTCGTGCAAGTTGATAGTCTCTATATTCAGTTATGTGCCAGTGCTTTAACTCATCTAAAGTTAAATCACCAAAAAAATCTCTAAAACTACGAAAGTGATAGTTAGCGTGTTTAACAAATGTGGGGCGATGCGAAGAAGTTGCTTCATTCATATAGATTTGAAAGGCATCTGTAATCGTTGGCAATTTGCCATTCTTTTGCTTTGCCAGATGCTCGCTAATTACTTTGGCAAGAAACTCTTCTTCAAAGTTTATACCATTAACTTTGTTGATTAAGCGTTCAATTTTGTCAAAAACGATTGGGTGGGGTTTTATTACGACAGCTCGCATAGTTTTCCTTATTTAAGTAAAGTTGGATTGCTCGGCAACGGGTGTCGTTTAAAACGACACCCTTACCTACCTACTTACGAAAACCTGCCTTCAAAGCACTGCTAGCTAATTCAATTTGATTATCTAGTTCTCCCGCTTCTACCGCTTGCCTAATTGTGGAGAGTGCTTTTACCAACTCGTCAGCACTTGAAACTTCCACGCTGTGCTTGCCTTTAGCCAGCTCAATGATTTTTGTTCCGTACTTAACAGACACACAAACCTTACCAGCCTCATTCTTAAACCACCACTCTCTCAACCTTTTATTCACTTCCACGCTTTTGCGTAGTCCCGTTTCTACGTCCTTAACTGTACGAAATTTCTTTACCGTAAAGCTAGTACCGTCAATGTGACTTTTAGCAAGCTGAATTTGCTCCCAAAGTTTGTTTGATAGCTTATTGCGTCGAAATACAACTTGTGGAATATGTGCTGGCTTTTTTGCTGTTGATAATTTCAATCCATCTAATGTGCTCATTTTGTTCTCTCCTATAAGTTAATGGGCACACTTAATTTATTACCAGAATTTCGGTTTGGACAACCTATATTTGCCACCATAAACCAAATAATTCACTTAAAAATAAATGGTTTTATTTGGTAACGCATAAATAAACGTATGCAAATTACAGCAAATACTATTAGAGACTTTTTGGATAAACAGCAAAAGCACATAACGCACTATGTTGTAACGCATACCTATTTCCATACGTATCACAAAGAGGATTGGGAAATTGAGCGTATGCGAGTATCTGCAATTAAAGATATGCGACACGCACGTAATTGTTTTAACAAAGAGCTTTACGGCAATGGAGCAAAAAGAAAGCCACTTACATATCAACCACTATTAATACCTACATTAGAAGGCACTAAAAACACAAGCAATCCAAAATTAACAATTCACTACAACATTTATTTAGGCAACATACCCACAGCATTAACTACGGACGACATAAAGACGTTATGGACATACTGTTGGGTAGAAAAAGCACATCAAAAAGACAACACATACATTACAGAACCGTTAGCTAACACTCAATCACACTTATTACTTTACGGCACTAAAGAAATGCAATTTGGAAACTTAAGTTGTTGGGACTTTGAAAACACTCAAATCCCGTATAACGCACTAAACATTGACTGAAGTTGTGTTTAGGTAGTTAAACACTAAGCATTGGATGCAATGCTTAGTTATAGTTATATGACTATTGGTTGAAATAATGAAAGTCTAACTTAAGCAATGCATCAATAGAATACTGATAGACTGTAAATAATGATAAGGAAAATATGAATAAAGAAGAGTTAAGCGTAGTCCTACACAAGCTATCTTTATTAGCTATCAGTGAAATTACAAATAGAACAGTAGATGATGCGGAGTTTGATGAAGGTTTGCTAAGTTATGGCAGATGTAGAGTAATAACTGAACCATTACAGTTCATCTCTGTAAAGCCGCCTATGAGTGATGATGAAGGATATAGAGTTATTTTTCAGCTATCACCTAACTATCTGACACAGCACTACACCTTATGTATTAAAGGTGTGCTACCTGAACTAAAGTGGAAAGTAACATTAGGACAGAAAAGTTTAGGTGTAGTTGAGTCGTTAGCAAACAGTCAATTTGATTTTGATTTTGTATCTGCTGAAATTGAAGCAATAGATACTGAAGAGTTTTTAGAAACTATTAGAAACTTAAGTTAAAAAATTCTTTCTGAATAATTTTTTACTTGCGACTAATTCCTTGCACAGCAATTTGACCATTAATATCTCTTACTTCGTTCAATATTTGTTGCAGTTGTTGATTCTGACCATCTCTATCTAAATTACCTTTATAGTCCGTAATTGCAGATTGATTGTTATCAGTTGAATATTTGATCTTCGCCTGCACCTCTCTTTCAACAGCGATCCAGTCAATTTCGTTATTAGGCAAATCTCTTAAAATACCTTGCTCCTGTAATTTACTGATGAGTCGCCTTTCTTCATACCTATCAAAAAATAGTTTTCCTAAAATTACTAAAATTAGTACTGCTGGAATCGCATAAACGAATTTTCTTTTTATGCTCATATTCATATTGTTTCCCATCTTTAATCCAAGTTAACTGGTGATGCGTATATGTAGTCAAACACTTTCACTCCATCAGCCCTAATTGCGGTAGCCAGCTCCTGTTCAGTTCGCCCTGCCATACATCCCCATTGACCTTGCCACATATATTGATTGACACCTTTACCAGCATCTTCACTAAAAAAGATACATCTAATTGCGCCAATATGAATACCACTTATCTCATCGCCTACTTCAATCGTTTTTAGAGAATTCAATTCTGTAACTTTTGTTGACTGTGTAACTAAAAGTTCTTGTGTTTTACCAATGTACTTTACAGTGGTATAGGGGCTTAACGTAATAGACTTAACCCATTTATCCTGCTGCTCTGGCAATTTAATTTTTTTTTGAAGTTGATTTTCCACAACTAATTAGAGTAAGCAATACCAAAAACATTGCGAATACTTTTATTCCGTTCATTCAATTAGCCTTTTTATAAATTGGTATCAATGCTTATAAGAATATTAACCGCAATACCGGAATATTAGACATTCAAAACCACGCTACAAGCACTCAAAACATTACAGCTAATAGCAATACAGCAGAGAGGTGCTTAAACAGCGTATAGACGCTATACGCAAGTCTGCCCAATTCTGTGGGAGATAGACGACAAATTCCATAAATAAAACAATGTAATGAAATGCACAAAAGATTACATTTCACGATTACATTTCACCCGAAAAAATACACATCTCATTGATTTATGGAAGGATTTTCATTTGATGCACAACTTGCACTACGAGGTAGGAAAAAATAAACAAAGAAAACATACTTTAGACATAGCAAAACTTTGGTTAGGTAAAAAAAAGGAGAAAACTATGTCTAAGCAAGCGAAAACACTAAATCAAGCTGAATTACGCAGAGTGCTTGATTACATCGCAACCCGAAAGCACGCACTAAGAAATAGAGCAATGCTTTTGATTACCCATTTAGCGGGGTTAAGGTGCGGAGAAGTATCTGCTCTTCGCTATAAGGATGTAGTGGATGCTGAAGGCAAAGTAAGGCATGAAATTCGGTTGACTGGGGAACAAACAAAGGGTGGTACGGCAAGAACTGTATTTATTAGCGAACGACTACGCAAAGAGTTGAAGCAGTACGTTACGTTCTTTCGACTATGCAAACTAGAGGATTCAAACGTAAAGTTTTTCTATAGTCAAAAACGGGATAGTGACGGCTTCACTGCAAACACCTGTGCCCAGTACTTTCACTACCTATACAAGAAAGCTGGCATTGATGGTGCAAGCAGTCACAGCGGCAGACGCTCATTTGCCACCGCAATCGCTTCGAAGGGTGTCGGCATAAAGGTTCTACAGAAGCTATTGGGGCACAAAAATATTCAAACTACCAGTGTTTATATCTACGCAAGTGACGATATGCTCCGCAAAGCTGTAGAGCTCGCATAAAAAAGCCCGCTATAAGCGGGCTTAATCTACTGCTGTTGTTTAAAACGACTGTCTACGCGGCTAGTTTTAGTGGCATTCCATTTTTCCTGTAATGACGCACTACCAACTGTCTTGCCGCAAGCATAATTTCACGTGCACTTCCATTGCACATTTCAATAATTCTCAATGCGTCAGTATCTGTCACGTGCGTTACCCCATAGTCACAAAGCACTTGCTTAAACTTATCCAACCAAGCTGTAGCGGGAGCCGCATTAAATTCAATGCGTATGCACCTATCTTGCACCCCACGCTCTACTGCACTTAGCTTATTAGTTGTAAGAATGAACACATTTTGAAAGCTAGCAATATTCATTGCCGCTTTTAGCGAATCCATTGCCTCTATTCGCAAGTTATCTACCTCGTCTAATACATAGTAGTTATAGCGATTACAGTAAGGTATAAGTATTGCCTTGTGCTTAATACTTTCAATAATTTTTGCACCGTTATCACCACCTTGTGAAATATTCACGTAAGTAGCAAAGTTTGCCTGCTCATTGCCAAATGAAAACTCGAACAAATCGGGTAATAGCTTTGCTAATGCTGACTTCCCTGTGCCATTTACCCCATAAAGCAATATGCCATTCTTACCGCTCGCAGGGAAACCCAATGCTCCACTTACACAGTCTTTAATTACCTCCCTTGCATCTTGTGAATGAAACACAATGTCGTTAATCGTACGTGGTGTATAGCGTTCGTCAAAATCTTTAAACATAAATCTCTCCTTTTTAGACAAAAAAAAAGGGCACAGCGTAATAGCTGTGCCCGAAATGATTACTACTTAAGCGGCGTCTTTAATAGACTGAGATAGTTGTGCGTCATTACTAGCTTTAGTACGCTCTTCTGCTTTCGACTTAATACTGTCTTTGTTAGCAGAGTAATACGCTGATAACGCTGTATTAATAGCCGTTTCGCTATACGTAACTGCATTTGCTACTAAC
This genomic interval from Polynucleobacter necessarius contains the following:
- the recX gene encoding recombination regulator RecX; the protein is MRLLSLREYSRKNLAAKLLESETRRAKLRGEEEEQGPESKVLQIEMVLDDFEARGWLSNERFAEALVRRRGERYGSRRIQDELERAGIDTKQSASLIGALRETEFQRAYELWLRKYGQKAEDQKERARQYRFLASKGFSSDVVTRIIGGQTPD
- a CDS encoding DUF2878 domain-containing protein produces the protein MAKFWNFVFFQAGWFACVLGAANKQVFWAVSVTLAYIAFHIWQLNEPKKSCHLLVRALLYGILADTMLMNLGYLNFQDSWPSSYLSPIWMWTLWLLVATTINGSLSWLRGKTLLGVALGAICGPLSYEAGIRMGAGSWGSKGQTIGFVMVGVVWAAVIPLLFYWDGRSSSQSHNHIKKIQLSHV
- a CDS encoding tyrosine-type recombinase/integrase, coding for MSKQAKTLNQAELRRVLDYIATRKHALRNRAMLLITHLAGLRCGEVSALRYKDVVDAEGKVRHEIRLTGEQTKGGTARTVFISERLRKELKQYVTFFRLCKLEDSNVKFFYSQKRDSDGFTANTCAQYFHYLYKKAGIDGASSHSGRRSFATAIASKGVGIKVLQKLLGHKNIQTTSVYIYASDDMLRKAVELA
- the recA gene encoding recombinase RecA codes for the protein MALDDKKKSASSEFEGMSGDKQKALTAALAQIEKQFGKGSIMRLGDAEISQDIQVVSSGSLGLDIALGVGGLARGRVIEIYGPESSGKTTLTLHAIAEMQKLGGTCAFIDAEHALDVQYASRLGVDVNNLLISQPDTGEQALEIADALVRSGSIDLIVIDSVAALVPKAEIEGDMGDSLPGLQARLMSQALRKLTGAIKRTNTTVIFINQIRMKIGVMFGSPETTTGGNALKFYASMRLDIRRIGSIKKGDEVVGNETRVKVVKNKVSPPFREAIFDIMYGAGISREGEIIDMGVEADIVEKSGSWYSYNGDRIGQGKDNVRDFLKENPEIAKDIEAKIREKLGVKVGSAVVTDVLSEEEEVE
- a CDS encoding tetratricopeptide repeat protein, whose protein sequence is MQENQIDHLFQQGFSLHQQGRLEEAQVIYESILKLQASHFNALQLLGVIFLEKKQFIHSINLITKALQIQDNQAPCYYNLGSAQQGLQQYEEAIARYDKAVAINQEFAKAHHDRGVALQELQRLEEAITSYENAIAIQGSYPEASWNLSLCQLQVGNFHAGWRGYEWRWKNSEISKTAGLRNLKQKLWLGAESLQGKTILLHAEQGFGDTIQFCRFTRLVSQLGAKVILEVQPSLVSLLQNLEGVSKVIARGDPIPECDYQCPLMSLPLALNTDLNNIPGVPKKFITCC
- a CDS encoding DUF6641 family protein yields the protein MSTLDGLKLSTAKKPAHIPQVVFRRNKLSNKLWEQIQLAKSHIDGTSFTVKKFRTVKDVETGLRKSVEVNKRLREWWFKNEAGKVCVSVKYGTKIIELAKGKHSVEVSSADELVKALSTIRQAVEAGELDNQIELASSALKAGFRK
- a CDS encoding tyrosine-type recombinase/integrase — translated: MRAVVIKPHPIVFDKIERLINKVNGINFEEEFLAKVISEHLAKQKNGKLPTITDAFQIYMNEATSSHRPTFVKHANYHFRSFRDFFGDLTLDELKHWHITEYRDYQLARGLSPTSVRKHNNTLNAMLNMAFKHLDLDRLSPFRALKIRGEGENKRPMPIITTQLIQQVKECLLRNSTPHKLVALIQLNTGFRLSEPLFARLEDCVLEHDIPHLWIRRNALSDRKKTKSSIRAVPLCGVSLDAAKELYKIARRKNSEWFVPHYARDNGNTSCSQIIKKTLKEFDFKSHMFRHAIIDRMKARNDIPTRLAESITGHSSGGSEFNTYGTVGYTLEQKRDVILKVLI
- a CDS encoding AAA family ATPase — encoded protein: MFKDFDERYTPRTINDIVFHSQDAREVIKDCVSGALGFPASGKNGILLYGVNGTGKSALAKLLPDLFEFSFGNEQANFATYVNISQGGDNGAKIIESIKHKAILIPYCNRYNYYVLDEVDNLRIEAMDSLKAAMNIASFQNVFILTTNKLSAVERGVQDRCIRIEFNAAPATAWLDKFKQVLCDYGVTHVTDTDALRIIEMCNGSAREIMLAARQLVVRHYRKNGMPLKLAA